One genomic segment of Paenibacillus sp. FSL H8-0332 includes these proteins:
- a CDS encoding SagB family peptide dehydrogenase: MLPSHNQISEFYDYDLLFEEIAGEEPRSVAWRFNQRPLDNYEFPGNEVPLEEYLDKVSLERGPSLPEKYEVRLDKLLLKRRSTLLGQMGASWSLDELAAMLSWSAGPRDEDRHMGSHHAGKQISMRTYPSGGAMYSIKLYMYIRGVEGLEDGVYYYAPLQKELYRFRSALPPEELERLFPMTLYKTDARSLALEGASILLFFMADLKYSFKKYGRLAYKLALLEAGHIAQNVQLLSTAMDKNTLPICGYFADKVEELLLLREHKYQHCVYGIVLG; the protein is encoded by the coding sequence ATGTTACCGTCCCATAATCAAATATCCGAGTTCTATGATTATGATCTGCTGTTCGAGGAGATAGCCGGGGAGGAGCCGCGCTCTGTGGCCTGGAGATTCAACCAGCGGCCGCTGGATAACTACGAATTCCCCGGCAATGAAGTCCCGCTGGAGGAATACCTGGACAAGGTCAGTCTGGAACGCGGCCCGTCCCTGCCGGAGAAATATGAGGTGCGGCTCGACAAGCTGCTGCTGAAGCGCAGATCTACACTGCTGGGCCAGATGGGGGCGTCCTGGTCACTGGACGAGCTGGCTGCCATGCTGAGCTGGTCCGCCGGACCGCGCGATGAGGACCGGCATATGGGCAGCCATCATGCAGGCAAGCAGATCTCCATGCGGACCTATCCTTCGGGCGGGGCGATGTATTCTATCAAGCTGTATATGTATATCCGCGGAGTGGAAGGGCTTGAGGACGGTGTGTACTATTATGCGCCGCTGCAAAAAGAGCTGTACCGCTTCCGCAGCGCACTGCCGCCGGAAGAACTGGAGCGTCTTTTCCCCATGACCCTGTACAAGACGGATGCGAGAAGTCTGGCGCTGGAAGGGGCGTCCATTCTGTTGTTCTTCATGGCGGATTTGAAATACAGCTTCAAGAAATACGGCCGTCTGGCCTATAAGCTTGCCCTGCTCGAAGCCGGCCATATTGCCCAGAATGTACAGCTGCTCAGCACCGCCATGGACAAGAATACGCTGCCGATCTGCGGGTATTTTGCGGACAAGGTAGAGGAGCTTCTGCTGTTAAGGGAGCATAAATATCAGCACTGTGTGTATGGCATAGTGCTGGGATAA